In Penaeus chinensis breed Huanghai No. 1 chromosome 11, ASM1920278v2, whole genome shotgun sequence, a genomic segment contains:
- the LOC125030535 gene encoding uncharacterized protein LOC125030535, whose product MSDSENGSEFDGEIEETEFGLYMQLYFESNPEYKACDSSHIRHKLSGKENIEESPKSNENINEDKETEVREYDRVSDKGKECTTSCINENNITFSRNVNKNDTKGRDTADNTDIPCSESPDGRDPQSQLKRVSRDRLSSICSIDSISGSVPLDNLYCVDLISDEEEGGINQKLAMSESLDQEAPRETSNSKKRKRFRYSSDSDREESRCASIVMKVKTHKKRITSKERCSTPRDSDDNEDVYVLPPPPPQQVSVVDLASTSDSDPAVDTNLKEKPNTKTKCKFDSQVDHTPKCISKAKAVKSPKKLVNGDLSQIIAALKRGNKRTNFASESDTESETDSLEGELETNLTMNLDKGLKRYLENDKQHKNRTTGKVKNVRSFDYSKTLTKSTHLPSCKKWTASMASFYDTDISEDLHIEAVHQQQTNSRRDWHINANDYPVQQRGRYFTREVRCTRCRQFGHLEKDCPRVPHCHLCSQTGHTVRYMCPDNCCFRCGGEPHGFCYNTSAAVRCHLCGFHGHRMQLCPDLWRRFHITTSGEEVQSPDYHEVRPLKEQYCCICAKRGHYSYICPLRHENSYYCHVPQTVISYSSPALQKNGKLTGTSGDEILEVPADITKFSVQQRDAGRLIGRQGLVVKEVQKLSNTKIIITTKHGKCQVHICGSWKDRKFAKGILHVLLGIIPVGEYKEYITNIANVTDDPNIQDLLTYSDSNKVFTELEESNQSLQGYHGRISKSSSRILDNLPRTKEDLLAKIAESISDIRSVDFNVKRRVKLLKKERDLFDFNDASPDIIRRVQKLLNELSRVIIGREMYGNGKDIHKSLSTLQSQVEACKSNRVPEDLCENIAHTLCMVYNPSIEKVDIILSYAEDYLEKVRQTNGKKEDYLERFRSTYKKKRDNNTLSGENGFKVLKKKLKRVKSKSGNLIKNLDLICKHNRLQLKCKHCKNEAQEMHSRCRHNAKQKNCGLCKKQKDMKKKGKMCIHDCLKGKCKKCKKKKKPKRNSTAFWNEIFKN is encoded by the exons ATGAGTGACTCCGAGAATGGCAGCGAGTTTGACGGTGAAATTGAGGAGACAGAATTTGGACTTTACATGCAGCTTTATTTTGAATCCAATCCAGAATATAAAGCATGTGATAGTTCCCACATTAGACACAAGTTATCTGGCAAGGAGAACATAGAAGAATCACCCAAGTCAAATgagaatattaatgaagataaggaAACGGAAGTAAGAGAATATGATCGGGTCTCTGATAAAGGCAAGGAATGCACTACCAGTTGCATTAACGAAAATAACATTACATTTTCAAGAAATGTCAATAAGAATGATACCAAAGGGAGGGATACTGCAGATAACACTGATATACCTTGCTCAGAAAGTCCAGATGGGAGGGATCCCCAGAGCCAACTGAAAAGGGTATCTAGAGATAGGCTCTCTAGTATTTGTAGTATAGACAGCATATCTGGCAGTGTCCCTCTGGATAACTTGTACTGTGTTGATTTAATTtctgatgaagaggaaggaggaatcaACCAGAAATTGGCCATGTCTGAGAGTTTAGATCAGGAGGCTCCACGAGAAACTAGCaattcaaagaaaaggaaaaggttcaGATATTCGTCTGACAGTGATAGAGAGGAATCAAGATGTGCTAGTATAGTTATGAAGGTAAAGACACATAAGAAAAGGATAACAAGTAAAGAAAGATGCAGCACTCCAagggacagtgatgataatgaggatgtttatgtgcttccccctccaccaccacagcAAGTTTCAGTTGTGGATTTAGCTTCAACTTCTGATAGTGATCCTGCAGTTGACACCAACTTGAAAGAAAAGCCAAATACCAAGACTAAATGCAAATTTGATTCACAAGTTGACCACACACCCAAATGTATATCTAAAGCAAAAGCGGTAAAATCACCTAAGAAGTTAGTGAATGGTGACCTTTCCCAAATAATTGCCGCCTTGAAGAGAGGCAATAAGAGAACCAATTTTGCTAGTGAGTCtgacacagagagtgagacagattcACTCGAGGGGGAATTAGAAACAAACTTGACAATGAATTTGGACAAAGGATTAAAAAGATACCTTGAAAATGATAAGCAGCACAAGAATAGAACAACAGGAAAGGTTAAGAATGTGAGAAGCTTTGACTACAGCAAAACACTTACTAAAAGCACACATCTGCCAAGCTGTAAGAAGTGGACAGCCTCTATGGCCTCTTTCTATGATACAGATATATCAGAAGACCTGCATATAGAGGCAGTACATCAGCAACAAACAA ATTCACGAAGGGACTGGCATATTAATGCAAATGATTATCCAGTCCAACAAAGAGGTCGATATTTCACCAGGGAAGTAAGATGTACTCGGTGTCGACAGTTTGGTCACCTGGAGAAGGATTGTCCAAGAGTACCACATTGTCACCTTTGCTCCCAAACAGGACATACAGTGAGATACATGTGTCCAGACAACTGTTGCTTTAGA TGTGGTGGAGAACCCCATGGATTTTGCTACAACACTTCAGCTGCTGTCAGATGCCATTTGTGTGGCTTTCATGGTCATCGGATGCAGTTGTGTCCGGATTTGTGGAGGAGATTTCACATAACA acATCTGGTGAAGAAGTACAGAGCCCAGATTATCATGAGGTTCGCCCATTAAAAGAACAGTATTGTTGCATATGTGCTAAGCGAGGGCATTATAGCTATATTTGTCCTCTAAGGCATGAAAACTCTTATTACTGTCACGTTCCACAAACGGTCATCAGCTACTCTTCACCAGCTTTACAGAAAAATGGGAAACTGACAGGCACTTCAGGAGACGAAATTTTAGag GTGCCAGCAGATATTACAAAATTCTCAGTGCAGCAACGAGATGCTGGACGCTTAATAGGACGGCAAGGATTGGTTGTAAAAGAAGTCCAGAAACTATCaaatactaaaattattattactacaaagcATGGAAAATGTCAG gttCACATCTGTGGAAGTTGGAAAGACAGGAAATTTGCAAAAGGAATACTTCACGTTCTCCTTGGTATTATACCAGTAGGTGAATATAAAGAGTACATTACCAATATAGCCAACGTAACCGATGACCCTAATATACAGGATCTCTTGACGTACTCAGATTCAAACAAAGTCTTTACAGAACTGGAAGAGAGTAACCAGTCCTTACAGGGTTATCACGGCAGAATCAGCAAAAGCTCCTCACGCATCCTAGATAATCTTCCCAGGACAAAAGAAGATCTCTTGGCCAAAATAGCTGAGAGCATTTCAGATATAAGGTCCGTTGATTTTAACGTGAAGAGACGCGTTAAACtcttgaagaaggagagagacttgTTTGATTTTAATGATGCATCTCCAGATATTATTCGTCGAGTGCAGAAGTTGTTGAATGAGTTATCAAGAGTCATTATAGGTAGAGAGATGTATGGCAATGGTAAGGACATCCACAAAAGTTTATCCACATTGCAAAGCCAAGTAGAAGCATGTAAAAGTAATAGAGTGCCTGAAGATTTGTGTGAGAACATTGCACATACTCTTTGTATGGTATATAATCCTTCAATTGAAAAAGTAGATATCATATTGAGCTATGCAGAAGACTATCTGGAAAAAGTGAGGCAAACTAATGGGAAGAAAGAAGACTATCTGGAACGATTTAGAAGCACTTACAAGAAGAAACGAGATAATAATACTCTTTCAGGGGAAAATGGGTTCAAAGTGCTAAAGAAAAAGCTCAAGAGAGTTAAAAGCAAGAGTGGAAATTTAATAAAAAACCTAGATCTGATATGTAAACACAATAGATTACAGTTAAAATGTAAGCACTGTAAAAATGAAGCACAAGAAATGCATAGCAGGTGTAGGcataatgcaaaacaaaaaaattgtggACTTTGTAAGAAACaaaaagatatgaagaaaaagggtaaaatgtgtatacatgattGCCTAAAAGGTAAATGTAAGAagtgcaaaaagaagaaaaaacccaAACGAAATAGTACCGCATTTTGGAATGAAATATTTAAGAACTGA